One region of Anaeromyxobacter paludicola genomic DNA includes:
- a CDS encoding cytochrome c3 family protein → MGRVKGIAVLLAVALSWPIAALANSIWVSDGTGSPPPAMPLTAPMCAGSATVDADYFSLLSDSASGISVSSLGFSFPASASSYIGQVSVADDSGTVLGTSTSITSISFSTPIQVTNVAQRYHLKITPKSSFPMYSTSPANYQVAGPGVGGTVSTLVSSASPTKSFSNATSATIYAQAMPAVPAWSSPGCYVPSQVSLSWSTGSDAASVVVLRRASYSIGDYPAAGTTYAAGQTIGSSTVVYAGTAKSFVDASVVAGQGYYYKIFTRDLCGNYSNSGAQAGPIAVDAKPADLAWGRTNVTSAQIGLTWSGTIVSSALVLRSSAPVADAPVDGQTYAAGATIGQSAVVYAGAGTSLADTTVGSGPYYYKLFNKGLCNGYSPGVSVGPLQTSPMTAMPASSGRLFVNSNNLVPTRAYDGAANAFGASVEPTGSTTDGAGYLLLRSSPVYSQYLLGREGGTSGLTFYQGLDTSWPSVVVAGTTATSAVRNYDVGFTASGTAMVVAPNGAGSVKYESWDPVAKSGYWATYTSGAFTGTPVMMKLVPRPGTNELALMVVDGNGKLVTRFWDGTQWDAEVVQSTSVYRAAALGDSDAFDGAWEGKTGNFIAFFAEGSGTSSTLYSQRHLRQAPGCTAYACETAAWGAKTLWGAFGSGPLQVVAAGNPLSNQIVAATNAGQAIHPIVWSGAAFGPSAAVSSANASPVAAGTKPLAVGWVSAAGSSAAMVMWDTAQTGGITYAWSLDGSFSAPQLGSFGGAVPGSKTWMQAESDPLAATNLMLTFQDSAGKVWAKRLAYKGGTSFAWSDADGGSSLNAAASTSTLGFGFSYDRAVPTAAWTVYVGDGTNPPGVTSGAPACLASASPAATPLDAFTLRSDMGDVLSTVTVTFVAGSAPYLALVEVTSDDGGTVYGSVATPGSDVVTVPLATAINVTATATQYRIRVTPRASLNLPTFAVSGVVTGIVSLSPYASIQDGASAALYLEQTTPDASWTKVTPTSSSVSLAWSRPADATSVLVLRSAAPVLDAPATGQTYAAPGALGASTIVYAGAGSTFTDASVSPGVAYYYKLFAGSACGGWSAGLQAGPYRAGQAVTAYAPSSGHLSYDVGGAAIQGKAYDGIANAFGGAAATRTLGTGLTKLVDRAAPTRNEHLVGAMLGSSLYVQRWNGTSWVDDWTYYLQTTRKYVTNVAYNACNYPYNSGTPLVTRRYDIAYLSSGSAVVVYAKGDGQGPVVGYRIWNGTSWTDERLLRLSRLVNDVALVKLTPRPGTDELALTVSDTTLTGYNNYPTGNLTTVFWNGSTWSGEPAAAHTGLQYGACQPGDSDDVSGAYESLTGNFILFWTEVDAGLTSISNKYRYYDRSAGWQSPVALASAGSQTVNGGAPGAHVVAAADPISNRVVAATDVYQGSYPSGSQINVVLWDGSAIAQTAGRAAQKWNNGNIDPAQKILGAGWLTRSGSSAAVVIWDGWDDSSVTYAYSVDGGAFSRSQYWSGGGTAPASKSWLEVAPDPGSPDTLMLAFSDANRNLWAKRLNWSGGTSFSWTDADGGASLNASPASDYRGFSFSYDRAPVRTNLGDGANPPDWPAGAPLCAAPLGGATSLDAFTLQNSAGSNGVTGVTVTFAPGAWRYLARVEVTDDAGNALGSVDYPTTDVLTVPLAQPLTVTGSAVQYRVRITPKTKAAMPAAPGAAFALTGTVTAVNGGYTNLSVSDRGGATVVIDDLTPAAPTWGTTVNGQVQGRVVRQDGQVTLNWTPGPSHTSVVIVRDTVPIVGAPVDGQLYPAGAFIDSSLVVYSGPGTTFTDTSLIDGTRYYYAVFGADSCFNYSVANPTGPVIPQPALLAVASASVSADVTSCSQATVTATFGGDTNDNSATLFQRGLSPTGPWTAIAGCPSPVGGLGARTCLDTTLSASQAYYYQATFTDPDGTVPPVVSSAVFAPVCASLALAPALPEPTGGTVAAGTAGVKVARFSLTASSGAVTLESLDLANLGYASLLDGLRFQLVEDATGNVVGNAAASGSGYHFSSLAYAVRAGSPVTLALLMSVPRGATPGDTFQASLQPSSLAPDAPASSGGTGVVGNVFTIVAGPSSGNPALGSPMVEILNPRSGTLSPARTGIRVQVRVYHPAGLAALAPSSPVTITSDAWAHATALTLSSKYPATPAGSPTAGVYETVLPLQSGAYTLVAKASNGTQTTLSTPVTLTILRQGAGDGMLLGRENSSQLCTDCHNVPTHSSETTQSQYGAWSTHCRDCHAPHGTTNVYLVAGQITPPPVNGYQPTRAVSFQATCGDSADPACGGKPSYVNADRTGPCQVCHTRTQDQSTGLPRWRADGNLDAHYSASPGPTQRCTDCHRHSTGFSADPAGGRDCVLCHNAVLSPMQTTTAHHHLMASSWSGTSAGSGVTSYPTSPPSGSQVDVNRRCLMCHVDHDLFLPSLNAAGGRGMNLRTDIALVPALPNVNFTNTDFIAATGGLCVSCHKGALTKSYVDSSGSTQTLVIDASAFSSAAHNYAAAEPFKDVGQNQFQANCAKCHVDRLGKRYSTDPEARFGLHGADWMDSSTLCYSCHRNAGEALDGWPAKAMSASDLYAATAMTPPSTSLFALGSAQYWPDDFPAGTLTTYYTPPTGYRTRHEIGANPAAHKPGVEGAAAADGSLSGANRHVECADCHDPHRAGRTGGGAATVTGFVAGTAQASGGVESAALDVLTDSSAAWPVNGRVGWTVKIVSGTGAGSTSTVFANTATTLTVKFGGSDPAPAAGSKYVVISNGAFGATDPGGALKGAWGVEPAFPAQPPPPDYWDGWGTDGQPIVNGDATFRGQDGAQSPASQPVYNPVTLTRTATPSTSAGVCLKCHSSYAYGTDPSAAPWSNNRRGSIAAFSGANSGPFSSMVFNDFSLASAGGCTSLLGNGAAMSPLVQASPAGCLRESDVANEFNPNNLAHHAVFAPGRNQPLVSSDVAGSVYNPNWPRFVSSTGVTVSVADNASGRGVVTLSGSIWPATTLPGWFLFVGSAAPAQGAAGWYQVAAIQDATHLVLDRSAAARAGSGQAFALTPGLGATFVPPWGPWSTLKCTDCHASDDVAAPAGATDAYGPHGSGQRWLLRNYKGKTYPVYSTSGAVTSTTAGQFQTVSNVAVDPPGSGSSPYRTNFCLNCHRFEVYGDTLYQSPAKYTWSRAMHPPATGLHYGGQINYVVAQTERGIACMICHGGGRVGSIHGSNLGHGHGTNFAGGSQRAGSYSGKRLMNGEGLVGFQRGGTSASYLCYTKQGSDGVSACGYNHQQYYSGGNVFYDYESGVDP, encoded by the coding sequence ATGGGAAGGGTGAAGGGGATCGCGGTCCTGCTGGCGGTGGCGCTGAGCTGGCCGATCGCGGCGCTCGCGAACAGCATCTGGGTCTCGGACGGCACCGGCTCGCCGCCGCCGGCGATGCCGCTCACCGCGCCGATGTGCGCCGGCTCGGCCACGGTGGACGCGGACTACTTCTCGCTGCTGTCCGACAGCGCGTCGGGCATCTCCGTCAGCTCCCTCGGCTTCAGCTTTCCCGCGAGCGCCTCGAGCTACATCGGCCAGGTGTCGGTCGCGGACGACAGCGGCACGGTGCTCGGCACCTCGACGTCCATCACCTCGATCTCCTTCTCCACGCCGATCCAGGTCACCAACGTCGCGCAGCGCTACCACCTCAAGATCACGCCGAAGTCGAGCTTCCCGATGTACTCCACGTCCCCCGCGAACTACCAGGTCGCCGGGCCGGGGGTGGGCGGGACGGTCTCCACGCTGGTCTCGTCCGCCAGCCCGACCAAGTCCTTCAGCAACGCCACCAGCGCCACCATCTACGCCCAGGCGATGCCGGCGGTGCCCGCGTGGAGCAGCCCGGGCTGCTACGTTCCGTCGCAGGTCTCGCTCAGTTGGTCCACCGGCTCGGACGCGGCCTCGGTGGTGGTCCTGCGCCGGGCGTCGTACAGCATCGGCGACTACCCCGCCGCGGGCACGACGTACGCCGCGGGGCAGACCATCGGCTCGAGCACCGTGGTGTACGCCGGCACGGCCAAGAGCTTCGTGGACGCCTCGGTCGTCGCGGGCCAGGGCTACTACTACAAGATCTTCACCCGGGACCTCTGCGGGAACTACTCGAACAGCGGCGCGCAGGCCGGGCCCATCGCCGTGGACGCGAAGCCGGCCGACCTCGCCTGGGGAAGGACGAACGTCACCAGCGCGCAGATCGGCCTCACCTGGTCCGGGACCATCGTCAGCTCGGCCCTGGTGCTGCGGAGCAGCGCCCCCGTCGCCGACGCGCCGGTGGACGGCCAGACCTACGCGGCGGGCGCGACCATCGGCCAGAGCGCGGTGGTGTACGCGGGCGCCGGCACCTCGCTCGCCGACACGACCGTCGGGAGCGGGCCCTACTACTACAAGCTCTTCAACAAGGGGCTCTGCAACGGCTACTCCCCGGGCGTCTCGGTCGGACCGCTCCAGACGAGCCCCATGACCGCGATGCCGGCCTCGAGCGGCCGGCTCTTCGTGAACAGCAACAACCTCGTGCCCACGCGCGCCTACGACGGCGCGGCGAACGCCTTCGGCGCCTCGGTCGAGCCCACCGGCTCCACCACCGACGGCGCCGGGTACCTGCTGCTGCGGTCCTCGCCGGTCTACTCCCAGTATCTGCTCGGCCGGGAGGGCGGCACCTCGGGCCTCACCTTCTACCAGGGGCTCGACACCAGCTGGCCAAGCGTGGTCGTGGCCGGCACCACCGCCACGAGCGCGGTGCGCAACTACGACGTGGGGTTCACGGCGTCGGGGACCGCCATGGTGGTGGCGCCGAACGGCGCCGGCTCGGTGAAGTACGAGTCCTGGGACCCGGTGGCCAAGAGCGGCTACTGGGCGACCTACACCTCGGGCGCCTTCACCGGCACGCCGGTGATGATGAAGCTCGTCCCGCGTCCGGGCACGAACGAGCTCGCGCTCATGGTGGTGGACGGCAACGGCAAGCTCGTCACGCGGTTCTGGGATGGGACCCAGTGGGACGCGGAGGTGGTGCAGAGCACCTCGGTCTACCGGGCCGCGGCGCTCGGCGACTCCGACGCCTTCGACGGCGCCTGGGAGGGCAAGACCGGCAACTTCATCGCCTTCTTCGCCGAGGGGTCGGGCACCTCGTCCACGCTCTACTCCCAGCGCCACCTGCGCCAGGCTCCCGGCTGCACCGCCTACGCCTGCGAGACCGCCGCCTGGGGCGCGAAGACGCTCTGGGGCGCCTTCGGCTCGGGGCCGCTCCAGGTCGTGGCCGCCGGGAACCCGCTCTCGAACCAGATCGTGGCCGCCACCAACGCCGGCCAGGCCATCCACCCCATCGTCTGGAGCGGCGCGGCCTTCGGGCCGAGCGCCGCCGTCTCCTCCGCCAACGCGTCGCCGGTGGCCGCGGGCACGAAGCCGCTCGCGGTGGGCTGGGTGTCCGCGGCCGGCTCGAGCGCCGCCATGGTCATGTGGGACACGGCGCAGACCGGCGGGATCACCTACGCCTGGTCGCTCGACGGCAGCTTCTCCGCGCCGCAGCTCGGCTCGTTCGGAGGGGCGGTCCCCGGCTCGAAGACCTGGATGCAGGCGGAGTCGGACCCGCTCGCCGCCACCAACCTGATGCTGACCTTCCAGGACAGCGCCGGCAAGGTCTGGGCGAAGCGGCTCGCCTACAAGGGGGGCACGAGCTTCGCCTGGAGCGACGCGGACGGCGGGAGCTCCCTCAACGCCGCCGCCAGCACCTCGACCCTCGGCTTCGGCTTCTCCTACGACCGCGCGGTCCCCACCGCCGCCTGGACCGTCTACGTCGGCGACGGGACGAACCCGCCCGGCGTGACCTCCGGCGCGCCGGCCTGCCTCGCCTCCGCCAGCCCCGCCGCCACGCCGCTCGACGCCTTCACCCTGCGCAGCGACATGGGCGACGTGCTCTCGACCGTCACCGTGACCTTCGTGGCGGGCTCGGCGCCGTACCTCGCCCTCGTCGAGGTCACGAGCGACGACGGCGGCACCGTCTACGGCTCGGTCGCGACCCCCGGCTCCGACGTGGTCACGGTGCCGCTCGCCACGGCCATCAACGTGACCGCCACCGCGACGCAGTACCGGATCCGGGTCACGCCCAGGGCCTCGCTGAACCTGCCCACCTTCGCCGTGAGCGGCGTCGTCACGGGGATCGTCAGCCTGAGCCCCTACGCGTCGATCCAGGACGGCGCGAGCGCCGCGCTGTACCTCGAGCAGACCACCCCGGACGCGAGCTGGACCAAGGTGACGCCGACGAGCTCCAGCGTCTCGCTCGCCTGGAGCCGGCCCGCCGACGCCACCTCGGTGCTGGTGCTGCGGAGCGCCGCGCCGGTGCTCGACGCCCCCGCGACCGGCCAGACCTACGCCGCGCCGGGCGCGCTCGGCGCGAGCACGATCGTCTACGCCGGCGCGGGCAGCACGTTCACCGACGCCTCCGTCAGCCCCGGCGTGGCCTACTACTACAAGCTGTTCGCCGGCAGCGCGTGCGGCGGCTGGTCGGCGGGCCTGCAGGCGGGCCCGTACCGCGCCGGCCAGGCGGTCACGGCCTACGCCCCGTCCTCCGGGCACCTCTCCTACGACGTGGGCGGCGCGGCGATCCAGGGCAAGGCGTACGACGGGATCGCGAACGCCTTCGGCGGCGCGGCCGCCACCCGGACGCTGGGGACCGGCCTCACCAAGCTCGTGGATCGGGCCGCCCCGACCCGCAACGAGCACCTGGTGGGCGCCATGCTCGGCTCGTCGCTGTACGTCCAGCGCTGGAACGGGACGAGCTGGGTGGACGACTGGACCTACTACCTGCAGACCACGAGGAAGTACGTCACCAACGTCGCCTACAACGCGTGCAACTACCCCTACAACTCGGGCACGCCGCTCGTCACCCGCCGCTACGACATCGCCTACCTGTCCTCGGGCAGCGCCGTGGTGGTGTACGCCAAGGGCGACGGCCAGGGGCCGGTGGTCGGCTACCGGATCTGGAACGGCACGAGCTGGACCGACGAGCGGCTGCTGCGGCTGTCGCGCCTCGTGAACGACGTGGCCCTGGTGAAGCTCACGCCCCGCCCCGGGACCGACGAGCTGGCGCTCACGGTCTCGGACACCACGCTGACGGGCTACAACAACTATCCGACCGGGAACCTGACCACGGTGTTCTGGAACGGGAGCACGTGGTCCGGCGAGCCGGCCGCGGCGCACACCGGCCTGCAGTACGGGGCCTGCCAGCCCGGCGACAGCGACGACGTCTCGGGGGCCTACGAGAGCCTGACGGGCAACTTCATCCTCTTCTGGACCGAGGTCGACGCCGGCCTGACCAGCATCTCCAACAAGTACCGCTACTACGACCGGAGCGCGGGCTGGCAGTCGCCGGTGGCCCTCGCCAGCGCCGGCTCGCAGACCGTCAACGGCGGCGCCCCGGGCGCCCACGTGGTGGCGGCCGCCGATCCGATCAGCAACCGGGTGGTGGCCGCGACCGACGTCTACCAGGGGAGCTACCCCTCCGGCTCCCAGATCAACGTGGTGCTCTGGGACGGCAGCGCCATCGCGCAGACGGCGGGGCGAGCCGCCCAGAAGTGGAACAACGGCAACATCGACCCGGCGCAGAAGATCCTGGGGGCGGGCTGGCTGACGCGCTCGGGCTCGAGCGCGGCGGTGGTGATCTGGGACGGCTGGGACGACTCCAGCGTCACCTACGCCTACTCCGTGGACGGCGGCGCCTTCTCGCGGTCGCAGTACTGGTCCGGGGGTGGGACGGCCCCGGCGAGCAAGAGCTGGCTCGAGGTGGCGCCCGACCCGGGCTCGCCCGACACCCTCATGCTCGCCTTCTCCGACGCCAACCGGAACCTGTGGGCGAAGCGGCTCAACTGGAGCGGGGGGACCTCGTTCAGCTGGACCGACGCCGACGGCGGGGCGTCCCTGAACGCCTCGCCGGCCTCGGACTACCGCGGCTTCAGCTTCTCCTACGACCGGGCGCCGGTCAGGACCAACCTCGGCGACGGCGCGAACCCGCCCGACTGGCCCGCGGGGGCGCCGCTCTGCGCGGCGCCGCTCGGCGGGGCCACGTCCCTCGACGCGTTCACGCTCCAGAACAGCGCCGGCTCGAACGGCGTCACCGGCGTCACCGTGACCTTCGCGCCCGGCGCCTGGCGGTACCTCGCCAGGGTGGAGGTCACGGACGACGCGGGGAACGCGCTCGGCTCGGTGGACTACCCGACCACCGACGTCCTCACCGTCCCGCTGGCCCAGCCGCTCACGGTCACGGGCAGCGCCGTCCAGTACCGGGTCCGCATCACGCCGAAGACCAAGGCGGCCATGCCGGCCGCGCCCGGCGCCGCCTTCGCGCTCACCGGGACGGTGACGGCCGTGAACGGCGGCTACACCAACCTCAGCGTGAGCGATCGCGGCGGGGCGACGGTGGTGATCGACGACCTCACGCCGGCCGCGCCGACCTGGGGCACCACCGTGAACGGGCAGGTGCAGGGGAGGGTGGTGCGGCAGGACGGCCAGGTGACGCTCAACTGGACCCCGGGCCCGAGCCACACCTCGGTGGTGATCGTCCGGGACACGGTGCCCATCGTCGGCGCGCCGGTGGACGGGCAGCTCTACCCGGCCGGCGCCTTCATCGACTCGAGCCTGGTGGTCTACAGCGGCCCGGGCACGACCTTCACCGACACCTCCCTGATCGACGGCACGCGCTACTACTACGCCGTCTTCGGGGCCGACTCGTGCTTCAACTACTCGGTCGCGAACCCCACCGGCCCGGTGATCCCCCAGCCGGCGCTGCTCGCGGTGGCGAGCGCCTCCGTGAGCGCGGACGTGACCAGCTGCAGCCAGGCCACGGTGACGGCCACCTTCGGCGGGGACACCAACGACAACAGCGCCACGCTGTTCCAGCGCGGCCTCTCGCCCACCGGGCCGTGGACGGCCATCGCGGGCTGCCCGTCGCCCGTCGGAGGCCTCGGCGCGCGCACCTGCCTGGACACGACCCTGTCGGCGTCGCAGGCCTACTACTACCAGGCCACCTTCACCGATCCCGACGGCACGGTCCCGCCGGTGGTGAGCAGCGCGGTCTTCGCGCCGGTCTGCGCGTCCCTGGCCCTCGCGCCGGCCCTCCCGGAGCCGACCGGCGGGACGGTGGCCGCCGGCACCGCCGGGGTCAAGGTGGCCCGCTTCAGCCTGACGGCGAGCAGCGGCGCGGTGACGCTGGAGTCGCTCGACCTGGCCAACCTCGGCTACGCCAGCCTGCTCGACGGCCTCCGCTTCCAGCTCGTCGAGGACGCGACGGGGAACGTGGTGGGGAACGCCGCGGCCTCCGGCAGCGGCTATCACTTCTCGAGCCTCGCCTACGCCGTCCGCGCCGGCAGCCCGGTGACCCTGGCGCTGCTCATGTCGGTCCCGCGGGGCGCCACCCCGGGCGACACCTTCCAGGCCTCCCTGCAGCCGTCCAGCCTCGCCCCGGACGCGCCGGCCTCGAGCGGCGGCACCGGCGTGGTCGGGAACGTGTTCACCATCGTCGCGGGTCCGAGCTCCGGGAACCCGGCCCTCGGCTCGCCCATGGTGGAGATCCTGAACCCGCGCAGCGGGACGCTGAGCCCGGCCCGGACCGGGATCCGCGTGCAGGTGCGGGTCTACCATCCCGCCGGGCTCGCGGCCCTGGCCCCGAGCAGCCCGGTGACCATCACCTCCGACGCCTGGGCCCACGCGACGGCGCTCACCCTGAGCTCCAAGTACCCGGCCACGCCGGCCGGGAGCCCCACCGCCGGCGTCTACGAGACGGTCCTGCCGCTCCAGTCGGGCGCGTACACCCTCGTGGCCAAGGCCAGCAACGGCACCCAGACCACGCTCTCCACCCCGGTCACCCTCACCATCCTGCGGCAGGGCGCGGGCGACGGCATGCTGCTCGGGCGCGAGAACTCGTCGCAGCTCTGCACCGACTGCCACAACGTCCCCACCCACTCGAGCGAGACGACCCAGAGCCAGTACGGGGCCTGGAGCACGCACTGCCGCGACTGCCACGCGCCCCACGGCACCACCAACGTCTACCTGGTGGCCGGGCAGATCACGCCACCGCCGGTGAACGGCTACCAGCCGACGCGGGCGGTCTCGTTCCAGGCCACCTGCGGCGACTCCGCCGACCCGGCGTGCGGCGGGAAGCCGTCGTACGTGAACGCGGATCGCACCGGCCCGTGCCAGGTGTGCCACACCCGGACCCAGGATCAGTCCACCGGCCTGCCGCGCTGGCGCGCCGACGGAAACCTCGACGCCCACTACTCGGCGAGCCCGGGGCCGACGCAGCGCTGCACCGACTGCCACAGGCACTCGACCGGGTTCTCGGCCGATCCCGCCGGCGGCCGCGACTGCGTCCTCTGCCACAACGCCGTCCTGTCGCCGATGCAGACGACCACGGCGCACCACCACCTCATGGCGTCCTCCTGGTCGGGCACGAGCGCGGGCAGCGGCGTGACCAGCTACCCGACCTCGCCGCCGAGCGGGTCGCAGGTCGACGTGAACCGGCGCTGCCTCATGTGCCACGTCGATCACGACCTCTTCCTGCCCTCGCTGAACGCGGCCGGCGGGCGCGGCATGAACCTCCGCACCGACATCGCGCTCGTGCCGGCGCTGCCGAACGTGAACTTCACCAACACCGACTTCATCGCCGCGACCGGCGGGCTGTGCGTCTCCTGCCACAAGGGCGCGCTCACGAAGTCGTACGTGGACTCGAGCGGCTCGACGCAGACGCTCGTCATCGACGCCTCCGCGTTCTCCTCCGCGGCCCACAACTACGCCGCCGCGGAGCCCTTCAAGGACGTCGGCCAGAACCAGTTCCAGGCCAACTGCGCCAAGTGCCACGTGGACCGGCTCGGCAAGCGGTACTCGACCGATCCCGAGGCCAGGTTCGGCCTGCACGGGGCCGACTGGATGGACTCGTCCACGCTCTGCTACTCGTGCCACCGGAACGCGGGCGAGGCGCTCGACGGCTGGCCGGCGAAGGCGATGTCGGCGAGCGACCTGTACGCCGCGACCGCGATGACGCCGCCGAGCACGAGCCTGTTCGCGCTCGGCTCGGCGCAGTACTGGCCGGACGACTTCCCGGCCGGCACCTTGACCACCTACTACACGCCGCCGACCGGGTACCGGACCAGGCACGAGATCGGCGCGAACCCGGCGGCGCACAAGCCCGGGGTCGAGGGGGCCGCCGCCGCCGACGGCTCGCTCTCGGGCGCCAACCGTCACGTGGAGTGCGCCGACTGCCACGATCCGCACCGCGCCGGGCGCACCGGCGGCGGCGCCGCGACGGTGACCGGCTTCGTGGCGGGCACCGCGCAGGCTTCGGGCGGCGTCGAGTCGGCCGCCCTCGACGTCCTCACCGACTCCTCCGCCGCCTGGCCGGTCAACGGGCGCGTCGGCTGGACGGTGAAGATCGTCTCCGGGACCGGGGCGGGCTCGACGAGCACCGTCTTCGCCAACACCGCCACCACCCTGACCGTCAAGTTCGGCGGCAGCGACCCCGCCCCGGCCGCCGGCAGCAAGTACGTGGTGATCTCGAACGGCGCCTTCGGGGCGACCGACCCCGGCGGCGCGCTCAAGGGGGCCTGGGGCGTGGAGCCGGCGTTCCCGGCGCAGCCCCCGCCCCCGGACTACTGGGACGGGTGGGGCACCGACGGGCAGCCGATCGTGAACGGCGACGCGACGTTCCGGGGCCAGGACGGCGCCCAGAGCCCCGCCTCGCAGCCCGTCTACAACCCGGTGACGCTCACGCGGACCGCGACCCCGAGCACCTCGGCCGGCGTGTGCCTGAAGTGCCACTCGAGCTATGCCTACGGCACCGACCCGAGCGCGGCGCCCTGGTCGAACAACCGGCGGGGGTCCATCGCGGCCTTCTCCGGCGCCAACTCCGGCCCGTTCTCGTCGATGGTCTTCAACGACTTCAGCCTCGCCAGCGCCGGCGGGTGCACCTCGCTCCTCGGCAACGGCGCCGCCATGTCGCCGCTGGTCCAGGCGTCCCCGGCCGGCTGCCTGCGCGAGAGCGACGTGGCGAACGAGTTCAACCCGAACAACCTGGCCCACCACGCCGTCTTCGCCCCCGGACGCAACCAGCCGCTCGTCTCGAGCGACGTCGCCGGCTCGGTCTACAACCCCAACTGGCCCCGCTTCGTCTCGAGCACCGGCGTGACCGTGAGCGTCGCCGACAACGCGTCCGGCAGGGGCGTGGTGACGCTCAGCGGCAGCATCTGGCCCGCGACCACGCTCCCGGGCTGGTTCCTCTTCGTCGGCAGCGCCGCGCCGGCCCAGGGCGCGGCCGGGTGGTACCAGGTGGCCGCGATCCAGGACGCGACGCACCTCGTGCTCGACCGGAGCGCGGCGGCCCGGGCCGGCTCCGGCCAGGCGTTCGCGCTCACCCCCGGGCTCGGGGCGACCTTCGTGCCGCCCTGGGGGCCCTGGAGCACGCTCAAGTGCACCGACTGCCACGCCAGCGACGACGTCGCCGCCCCGGCGGGCGCGACCGACGCCTACGGCCCGCACGGCTCCGGCCAGCGCTGGCTGCTCCGCAACTACAAGGGCAAGACCTACCCCGTCTACTCGACGTCGGGCGCGGTCACGAGCACCACCGCGGGGCAGTTCCAGACGGTGAGCAACGTCGCCGTCGACCCCCCGGGGAGCGGCAGCTCGCCCTACCGCACCAACTTCTGCCTGAACTGCCACCGCTTCGAGGTGTACGGCGACACCCTGTACCAGTCGCCGGCGAAGTACACCTGGTCGCGCGCCATGCATCCGCCGGCCACCGGTCTCCACTACGGCGGGCAGATCAACTACGTGGTCGCCCAGACCGAGCGCGGCATCGCCTGCATGATCTGCCACGGCGGCGGCCGCGTCGGCTCCATCCACGGCTCCAACCTGGGCCACGGGCACGGCACCAACTTCGCGGGCGGCTCGCAGCGGGCCGGCAGCTACTCGGGCAAGCGGCTCATGAACGGCGAGGGCCTGGTCGGCTTCCAGCGCGGCGGGACCTCGGCCTCCTACCTCTGCTACACGAAGCAGGGGAGCGACGGCGTCAGCGCCTGCGGCTACAACCACCAGCAGTACTACAGCGGCGGCAACGTCTTCTACGACTACGAGAGCGGCGTCGATCCCTGA
- a CDS encoding glycoside hydrolase family 16 protein, with amino-acid sequence MHPLRPLLRPLSPAALLLALACGGAAAPTPTTTADPGAGSGTGGGGGAPAAPGGGAGEGSAGGATGTAQGGSATPADPALSWPSPVPGYHLVWHDEFDGSGLDPTKWTAQSFPRRDAAATPDAVSVANGLLTLTTYTENGQNYTGFLSTEHAFESTYGYYEARIRFQDAPGEWCAFWMFASTVGNPVGDPGTAGAEIDVVEHRVTDTKGWDALRDMVQQALHWDGYGADRKDFSNVTTLPDGAPVQGEWHTYAVLWTPAGYAFYVDGAQVWSFAQGISNRSEFLQLTCEVEDGTWAGYVPAGGYGTRAASTTHMDVDWVRVWQPAP; translated from the coding sequence ATGCACCCGCTCCGTCCGCTCCTTCGTCCGCTCTCTCCCGCCGCGCTCCTCCTCGCCCTGGCCTGCGGCGGGGCGGCTGCTCCGACGCCGACGACCACGGCCGATCCGGGCGCCGGCTCCGGCACCGGCGGCGGCGGCGGCGCGCCCGCGGCGCCGGGCGGGGGCGCCGGGGAGGGGAGCGCCGGCGGCGCCACCGGCACCGCGCAGGGCGGCAGCGCCACGCCGGCCGATCCGGCGCTCTCCTGGCCCTCGCCGGTCCCCGGCTACCACCTCGTCTGGCACGACGAGTTCGACGGCTCGGGGCTCGACCCCACGAAGTGGACCGCCCAGAGCTTCCCGCGGCGCGACGCGGCGGCGACCCCGGACGCGGTGAGCGTCGCGAACGGCCTCCTCACGCTGACCACGTACACGGAGAACGGCCAGAACTACACCGGCTTCCTCTCCACCGAGCACGCGTTCGAGTCCACCTACGGCTACTACGAGGCCCGCATCCGCTTCCAGGACGCGCCGGGCGAGTGGTGCGCCTTCTGGATGTTCGCGTCCACGGTGGGCAATCCGGTGGGCGACCCCGGGACCGCCGGGGCGGAGATCGACGTCGTCGAGCACCGGGTCACCGACACCAAGGGCTGGGACGCGCTGCGCGACATGGTCCAGCAGGCGCTGCACTGGGACGGCTACGGCGCCGACCGCAAGGACTTCTCGAACGTCACCACCCTCCCGGACGGCGCGCCGGTGCAGGGCGAGTGGCACACCTACGCCGTCCTCTGGACGCCGGCGGGCTACGCGTTCTACGTGGACGGCGCGCAGGTCTGGTCCTTCGCCCAGGGGATCTCGAACCGGAGCGAGTTCCTGCAGCTCACCTGCGAGGTCGAGGACGGGACCTGGGCCGGCTACGTCCCGGCGGGCGGCTACGGCACGCGCGCCGCCAGCACCACCCACATGGACGTGGACTGGGTGCGCGTCTGGCAGCCGGCGCCGTAG
- a CDS encoding response regulator transcription factor, translating into MARVLVIDDDEAIRESLAEVLQFEGYQVSTARDGCEGLTAALAMHPDLILLDLMMPRMNGWEFREAQESDPSLAGIPVIVVSAAPPRQADCLGAVTLLAKPFDLTALFESVHGVLPPA; encoded by the coding sequence GTGGCCCGGGTGCTGGTCATCGACGACGACGAGGCGATCCGCGAGAGCCTGGCCGAGGTGCTCCAGTTCGAGGGGTACCAGGTCTCCACGGCGCGGGACGGCTGCGAGGGGCTGACGGCGGCCCTCGCGATGCATCCCGACCTCATCCTGCTCGACCTGATGATGCCCCGGATGAACGGCTGGGAGTTCCGCGAGGCGCAGGAGAGCGATCCGTCGCTCGCCGGCATCCCCGTCATCGTGGTCTCGGCGGCGCCGCCGCGGCAGGCGGACTGCCTCGGCGCCGTCACCCTGCTCGCGAAGCCCTTCGACCTGACCGCGCTCTTCGAGAGCGTGCACGGGGTGCTCCCGCCCGCCTGA